From Epinephelus fuscoguttatus linkage group LG17, E.fuscoguttatus.final_Chr_v1:
TGTTATGAGTCATGACTGTCGTAGGACTGTGGAAAATGTTTATCAATGAGGTAAACAGCAATAATATTCCATGTTCAAAGAAGATAATAAACTGTTCAATAGCTGGAAGACATATGGTGTGTCACACTTTGTTTCAGTATGTGTAAGAATAAGTCCAAATTTAgtttgcttgtttctctcctaAAGTAAGGATTATCAAAAAGTGTTCCCTTTATTGAGAcgattttatttatacagcacaaaATCATAAAACTGATCTCAGGACAATAGATCAGGTCAAGACCGTACTCTTTCAATTTACACAGACCCAACAATTCAAACAAATTCCCACCAAGAGCAAGCACCTATTTTTCCCTGTTGTGTGACAGTGCTGAGGAGAAACTTCCCTTTAATGGGAAGAAACCACGAGCAGAACCACGACTCTATGGTGGGCGGCCATCTGCCTCTGCCGGTTGGGTTggggacagagagggacagagagataGGCACAGCAACATCAATAATAAGTACAAGTGTCATAATGGGGCGCCCAgtggctcagtgggtagagcaggcataTCTttcggactgtgggaggaaaacCAGAGCATCCCGGGAAAACCCATATTGGCACAGAgaggacatgcaaactccacacaaaaaGGCCCAAATGTTTTGGCAGGTTCTTacccaaaactgtttttttctgtgaggtGACAGGGCTAACccctgcaccaccatgccagtccaaaatgtgatgtcctcttTATCTTCTACGGCCTCATCTTCTGCAAGATCTTCTGCAAGGGGCGTCTGTCTTTCACTGGGATGAGTCTATCCCAGAGGACCAGGAGCTCCTTCTGGTGGGCAAGTCCCTGGAGCATCTGTTCTCTGTGGTACCTGTACAGAAATACATTCACATAAGCAATTTAGTGTCTAAGCAAGATTGAACAAGCAGACAGCATTATTCACAGAACCTACAAACCATACGATCAGGCAAGACTTGGCAACCCACCTGACTTCTGGAGCAGCATCCACCGCCATCTTACTGACAGCAGTACTGAAACTCTCTGCAAAGGCCTTTTCAGATGTTCCTCTCCAATGATGTCGGCTAGGTGGTGGAGGTGCTGTGCTCCCCCTCACTGCAGCACAACGGTGGCTGAAGAGGGACAAAATGTGGAGAATGACCaccatgttttatttaatttatgtttcCTACTAAATTCTGTTCAAAAACTCTCCTCTTACCTGAGCCCTGTGTTGAGGAGAGCACTTATTACTCTTTTAGGGCTGCAGCGCATCCAGCACAAGGTTACCCTGGTGATGGATGAAGGCGCTGCTCTTCTGTGCCAGCTGGAGCAGCAGGGCGCGGCCTGTTGTCTCCGCCTCGAGGTCCATGGCCCTCCCAGGTGAACATGGAGCGCTGCTAGTGTGTCTATAGCGGCACAGGCCACAGCAGAGCGCGGGCTATTCACCTAGACAATATATCAAAACATTAGTCAATACTTCTGCGTATACAGTACAGGTACAAACACAAGTGGACAAATGAGAACTACATGCAACACAtggacacagaaacaaagaggaaaatgtCTTCAATACCCCTGAGAACCAGGCGACCTGACGCAGTTTGGTCTGCAGTATCTCTGGATGGTGTTGTGCCAGAGCTCGGACAGAtttacatccatccattttcttctCCCTATGTTTAGAtgagaaaaatgaatgaactttgtTAATCATTGCTTTAGGAACAACAGACTCTTGTGTCCTTGCCAGCTATGCTTTTAAAATCTCTCTCTACACTTCTGTTGTTGAGTTTTGTCCCACGATGTGGTTCCTTTTTTATTGTGTGGGGCAGATGTTAATGGAGGTGCTGGAACCTTTGGTGCTTCGGCCAAGGTCCCACAACAAAGTCTTCTTCTGTTAGCTGTTGGTTGAGGCGCTGAAACCTTAGGTGCCATCGCTTGGGTCCTTCTGGGGGCTGCTGGTGGTTTGGGTTGATGATGGATAAGCTGGAACTTCTGCAGCGTCTTAGTGAGTTCCTCCATCTTGGTTTGCGCTGACTGGAGCTTGTATCCATCAGCTACCTCTTTGACTGTTCAGATTTGCAGCAAAAATAGTCATGATCCAACTGTCACTCACTATTCCATTTGTTCAATGTAATCACATTTTCCATAACAAAAAGTGATCATTCAACAGTATCAACATACCTGCTGCACCAACTCTAACTGACATCACCAGGAGACGTGACGTTCTCCTGGGTGCTGCTGTAGGAGATGGAGTGGGGGTGAAATATTCTATATATGAAATGTCCCTCAGCTCAGTGGGAGTATGTGTGTCCACAGAGCTGAGGGAGGAGTCTGGGCTGGGGCTTCTGTCACTGGCTGTCAGTAAGGGATCCTCTTCATCCAGCGTCTGGTTGGTCCTGGATTTCAGACCCATGTTTAGTCCATGTTTAGTCTGGGCACACATTTAATAATTTATCTATTCTCTGTCTTCCCCATGCAACATTTCCAATTTTCCTCATGCTTTTATCAGGATCCACTGGAGGCATTGGCCAGTCAGGCAGTTGACCTTATGGTTCAGCCACTCTGCTCACCCTGCATATGAATCATAACTGAATGACTAGGTCCACAGGAATTGTTGAATATCTGTCAACAAGCTGTTGGAATGTTTGAATGAGGTCATGTAAGTTGCCTGAATGGAAAATATGTGCGCATCTGTATCCTCAAATTAAAtaacatgtttgttgttttgtctatAACAGTTTCAAGCATTATCCATATATTGTACTacttacatacagtacaggccaaaagtttggacacaccttctcattcaatgagttttctttattttcatgactatttacattgtagattctcactgaaggcatcaaaactatgaatgaacacatgtggagttatgtacttaacaaaaaaaggtgaaataactgaaaacatgttttatattctagtttcttcaaaatagccaccctttgctctgattactgctttgcacactcttggcattctctccatgagcttcaagaggtagtcacctgaaatggtttccacttcacaggtgtgccttatcagggttaattagtggaatttcttgctttatcaatggggttgggaccatcagttgtgttgtgcagaagtcaggttaatacacagccgacagccctattggacaactgttaaaattcatattatggcaagaaccaatcagctaactaaagaaaaatgagtggccatcattactttaagaaatgaaggtcagtcagtccggaaaattgcaaaaactttaaatgtgtccccaagtggagtcgcaaaaaccatcaagcgctacaaggaaactggcacacatgaggaccgacccaggaaaggaagaccaagagtcacctctgcttctgaggataagttcatccgagtcaccagcctcagaaatcgcaagttaacagcagctcagatcagagaccagatgaatgccacacagagttctagcagcagacccatctctagaacaactgttaagaggagactgcgcgaatcaggccttcatggtcaaatagctgctaggaaaccactgctaaggagaggcaacaagcagaagagatttgtttgggccaagaaacacaaggaatggacattagaccagtggaaatctgtgctttggtctgatgagtccaaatttgagatctttggttccaaccgccgtgtctttgtgaggcgcagaaaaggtgagcggatggattccacatgcctggttcccactgtgaagcatggaggaggaggtgtgatggtgtggggttttgctggtgacactgttggggatttattcaaaattgaaggcacactgaaccagcatggctaccacagcatcctgcagcgacatgccatcccatccagtttgcgtttagttgggcgatcatttattttcaacaggacaatgaccccaaacacacctccaggctgtgtaagggctatttgaccaagaagagagtgatggagtgctgcggcagatgacctggcctccacagtcacctgaacccaatcgagatggtttggggtgagctggaccgcagagtgaaggcaaaggggccaacaagtgctaaacacctctgggaactccttcaagactgttggaaaaccatttcaggtgactacctcttgaagctcatggagagaatgccaagagtgtgcaaagcagtaatcagagcaaagggtggctattttgaagaaactagaatataaaacatgttttcagttatttcacctttttttgttaagtacataactccacgtgttcattcatagttttgatgccttcagtgagaatctacaatgtaaatagtcatgaaaataaagaaaacgcattgaatgagaaggtgtgtccaaacttttggcctgtactgtatataaacatatatatatatgtgtgtgtgtgtgtgtgtatctatgtatagatataaaaatatatgGCCCTCCTCAACAaattctctttttctctgcctgTCCcatctctcctccacacacacatggccaaaaagtttttttttggtggagtttttccttatctgctgcaaaggtcctaaggacagagggatgtcgtatgctgtaaagccctgtgaggcaaattgtgatttgtgatattgggctttataaatgaaattgattgattgattgacctcACCTTctgacattttcctttttggtcAGATTCACAGAATATAGTTTTATATagtccatggcagcaacagcCATGTTTGCAACAACAAGGTTACTATATACACTCAATAATATCTTACTGGAAACAAATctaacatgtcaataaaataaatattcctcctgacatcacaatactgagtgaagaaagtaatgttatctcagcatgaagacaaacatcagtatcagtcattcatcctgcacTCTGTCCCCCGTCTACTGACAACAATTAGAATATTTATACACGTTAGGAAAGTCATTTATGTAAAGGAGGAAAAGTAAGGGGCCCAAGATGCTGCCTTGTGGAACTCCCATATTACAAGTTAGAGGGGGAGATGTTACCTTATCGATTCTAACAACTTGAGACCTGTTAGATAGATAAGaagaaaggattttttttattagctAAATTAGCTAAATTTATTCAGCAGAATCTGATGATTCAATGTATCAAAGGCTTTGctgaaatcaacaaaaatgGCTCCAGTGACATGACCTTTGTTGAGTGAGTTTTATTTGTTCAGTAAATATCAATAGAGCAGACAGGTAGTTGATTAGGTGGAATGGAAACCATACTGGAAGTCACTGAGGAGGTTATTGCTTTCAAGGTGAGTGCTAAGTTGGTTGTCAAGGATTTTTTCCACTAAATTTGATAATAGTGGAAGAATGGATATTGGCCTATAATTTGAATCCAGGGTTGGATCCTTAACTGGGGTGATTTGAGCTGTTTTCCAGTTGGAGGGAAAGATAGAGAGCCTGATACAGTGATTAGTCAGATGTTGGAGAAGAGGCATAAGGCTGTCGGCATGAATCTTTAAAAAATCCATGTTAAAACCATAAATATCACAAGCACAAGAGGTTTTCAAGGAGTTCAAAATGTTAAACATCCCATGCTGTGTAACCTCAGAGAAGGAGAACTGGGGGTTGTAGAAGGAGAAACAGGTGTAGTATATCATGAAGAATCAAAGTGAGATGCTAGTTCTTTAACAGATGTCACAAAATAATCATTGAAAGCATTTGTAATCTTTTCAGTTTCAGTATTAATGGTGCCTTGTACAGAAATTtgaatgttgtcatttttatccttttcATATTCACCAGTGATGACTTTGAGGGTCTGTCATAgtgttttagattttgaagcagtttggatgattTGTGTTTTGAAGTAGGCAGCCTTGGCTTTGCGCAGTTCAGTACTGCATTTGTTGAATTGTGTTTTACTTTCTAAAGTTTTTGAGGTTCGATATAAATTGAGGGAGAGAGTCTTCCGTTTTAGTAGTTGCAGAATTTCATAATGTAACCATGGTAGTTTGGACTGTTGGGAGTGCATACTGTAAGCAGAGGTATATGTTTTGCCAGTGGATTCCACTTTGTGATAAATCAGGATTTGTTCTGGGTTTTTGGATGATAATTCATTGCTCCAATCAATGTCTCTCATTTCAGCATTAACTTGTGACAGTTAAGAATTTGGTATTTTTGAGATGAAGTGGCGAATGTGGCTTCATCAGTTTTCGTTACAGTGTAATCAAGAGAGTGAACTGATATTGGGGTGTGTATTACTCCTGCCATTGTGTCTTTAGAGGATTGATTGGTGAATATAAGGTCAAAGACTGAACTGCGAGTGTTAATGATTCTGGTAGGCTCCTTGATTAATTGATAGAGACCAAGCTTTATTGCAGTTGCTTTCAATGATTTTGATGAGCTGTCATTACAGTCCAGGTTGATATCACCCAGTGTAACAATCTCCTTTGTTTCAACTGATTTAATCAGATCAGTGAGCTGGAATAAGAAAACATACTGATACTGGGGGGCTTATAGGTGACAATGACTGTAATTGCATCATAATGTGTGAAATTTACCACCAGCTGCAACTACTCACTTCAGTAACAATTTTAGCTAACTAAtgctatttcaactgtttatcaTTTACTTTCAGCCAATTATTTCAAAGTTTATTAATGACTTTTCACTAACTGATgctatttcaactgtttcttAGTTACTTTTAGCCTATTATTTCAATGTTTACTCATCAGTGTTAGCTAACTAATGCTATTTCAACTGTACTGTACGTAGTCCCCTATGGTAGCTATAACATGATGCAGTGCTGTTCTAATGAAGAAAAATCATGATTCAATACACTATCtggtgctttttaaatgcagaacACATGGTTCAGTGCCACATAAACTGCCCTACATGCTTGAAAACTTTTTGCACACTGGTGCCCCATACATACAACCGGAGCAAACAGCCTGAGCATCCGCTTAAATAAACAAGTAGCCTAATAATAATACAGCAATATAAATATTAAGTACATAGGCTAATTACTTTTGATACTAATGTACACTTTGCTGATAAAGTTTTATCTTGAGTAAAACTTATggatacttcctccaccactatTGGCGTTGGCTACGGCACCCTCAGCAGTGTGTTACAGTAGTCTTGAACCGGCTGTGACTAtagtgtttgtgcatgtgggTCCATCCATACCTCGGGGTAACAGAGGGCCATTATCTCTACATCTGAGTGACAACTCCCTGTCAGCTTTTACAAAGTTACTACTTATCACCACTGGTCATATTCCAAAAATACACCCAcccactcacacatacacacgttcTTCTAACCCCATACCTTACATCATTTCACTTTAAATCTGAACCCCCACATATTATTTGTGGCCATTAACAACGCTTATACAGACATGGTTCCTTTTTAAAGAGATTTGACCATTTAATTGAGATTTAACACTGAAATGTCAACACCTGCCActgaaaaaaaagctttcactAAGCTACAAAGGTGTGACTCCTGAAAGGATGTGGTGTAGTTGGAGGCCCTCTGCTGGCCTACTTTCAAAAAACCACATTAGCAGCAAAATGCAAAATGGTATGACTGAATCAATGAGGCAGATCTGCACtaaatttactttaaaaacaggGCAAGTCTGCTCATgttctgaaacacacacacacacacacacacacacacacacacacacacacacacacacacataccggaGTGCATGTGATCATAATTAACTCTCCAGTGAGAGTGGGCGGAGGAAGCCCTCCTCTGTGAAGTGGATAACTGTACTCAGTCTCTCTCCCACCATTCAGCCACAGCTCTGACCGAACACTGCTGCTGTCCGCCCTACCTGCGGTTTATATTGGTTTTATAAGGGACCTTACACTGTGGAAAGTGACACTGTTACATCAGGAGGATTTCTGATCCGCGTTTGGACAACTTGGTGTGCTTTTACGCATGGCAACATCGGTGACGTTCTAGGAGTGACAACTGAGCGGACCGGTGCTCTAAACGTGCGACCCTTAATCCGTATTTATAGAGTTGTTTAGAAGCTATTTGAGGTAAGTGACACCTTTATTAATAAGTAgtcatttgtctgtgtttttgtcccagtccaggCTACTGGAGATAACCAGTGATGTCTGTTTGTTGTGATTTTTCCccactttatttctttttcatagTCATAATCCAAGTCATGCGTGCGTAAGGCTCGCGCGCATCTGATCTCACTGTGCAAGCACGCACGCCTCTCAGCTACTGCAGCCTGGTTACATTAGAGAAAAAGTGGACTGCCGGGAAATACACACGCGCGCTGGCGCACgtgtcaagtgtgtgtgtgtctgtgtggttgtgtgtaaCAAACGGAAAGAATGTTGTGAGGCCACTGACCACTGAGCTTTACCaactgtttatgtttttattataaaCTGTACtgccttttattattattttttaaaatctttttcttGCTATGGACCAAGAGTGTGACGTCACATGAGCTTAAAGGTGGATAAAAGCCTACCttccttaacaaaaaaaggataCTGCTTGTTTGCTTTATGGTGATTAGCCAAAGGAGCCGTTATATTTTCCATTACTGCATTGCCCAGTCTTGGTGACTCGCCACCTTAACCTTGTGAACTATGTTTAAATCTTacatttaatgtctttttcCCCTCTTGTCTCCCTGGTCCAGATCAAActaaacaaaagaaacataaaatatttaGAGAAAGCATAGCTGAGCTTTAAATTTTGAGTTTGGGTAAAGGTAAAAGTCCCCACTGACATTTAAACAAGGGTTCAGTAATTCAGAGCAAATGACTTAGAAGTGGGAAAACGTGATAAGGGGATTTTTTGTTGCTCTTATGCAGGAGAAGGTGGTGGTGTTCTTGATTCACTCCCCTGTTTCATATTTATTTCCCTGACCGGCCCCTTCTTCTGTCCTCCAGCCAGTGGTGCAGTCTCTTGTGTAACATTTCTCAAACCAACAGGGACACGGCTCAGACTTTCTTGTGttcttttcccctctctttccTGACAGCACAAATCCCACTCACGCCTGATTACTTTAAATATTTAAGCTGTGAAAGCTGAGCCAGCAGAATTAGCGATccggggtgtgtgtgtgtttatttacatgcatgtgtttgtggtcACACTAATATGTTAACAACATCCAGGGGACTTCCTTTTTGCCTTGTACATCACCGCCAACTGTTAATTACAGAGTTGTGTGGGGTTCATGCATGGTATTCGTAAACACCCACACAGGGTCTGCTTAGCTTCACTGAGACTCCTCAAACTTGCATAAACGATCTAGAGGGGAAAGCTGGGGAGAATACCAACTGGAAATCACCCTTAGTGGTTAAGTAGCTGGGTAAGAGCACAGCAGTACTCTTGTCTTTGCTCTCACTGCGTTCCAGTGGACAAAATAAGCTCAAATTGAAGCTTTAAAAGTCTCTCTTCTCGTCTTCCAGCTGTCTGCAGTCCTCGTCCGCTGAAGCCATGTTTTCCAAAGCCACTGCCAACTTTATCCGTCAGATTGACCCCGAAGGAAGCCTCATCCATGTGTCCCGAGTAAATAACTCAAAGAAACTGGTTCCCATGGCAGTGGTTGTCAAACGCAACCGCATGTGGTTCTGGCAGAGCCCCAAATACCAACCAACAGATTTCACTCTCAGTGACTTGTTGCAAGGCGACGAGGTGCTCAGTCCTGGTAAGTAGGCGTGCCGGTACGTTCTGTTTGTAGTGGAGAGAAGTTGCTCAAGTATTACACAtgtaatattttatttctgtgccaGCTACTTTTTTCgtaagacacatacacacacacacacacacattcatacataaTGCTAACATCACATGTGTCGTCAGTGGTGTCTGAGACAGAATTCTTGACCTACGAGGGGACGTTTAGAGACACACTCTCTGGGAAGCTGGACGCTGAGGCTGGCTCTGTCAGCCTCGCAGTGGAAGGAAAGGGCTCATCCAAGCTCCAGTCATGTTTTGGCAAGCTGAAGAAAGAGGAACTCGATGTGAAGAAGCTGATACGGGACTCCAGCAGCAGGTGTTAAATAATTCCTCTATTATTTGCACATTGTGACGATGACAGGATGATGACATGATGATTCATTACTGATGAGATGAGCACTATAAATGTAGTAAGACATTAGACATCTGACACCTCAGAGCAGTGACGTGCAAACGGCAGCAGATCAGTAGTGTCATGTTGCTTAAATATACTGCACTGTTCACACTTAAACGCTAAACACTTACACTATGTTGTCATTGTAGATTaaaaaaagtttctctctcCGCATCAGGCTGGTGGACATGCAGAACCCGTTGGTGCGGCAGCTGGAGAAGAGAGCTGACGTGCTGGCAGTGGTGAAGGAGAGGATCCTCACCACCAAGACCTGCTCTATCACCCAGACCAAAAAGGAGCAGTGCCTCTTTCAGGGGATGCTCAGGCTGGTGGCCATGCTTGGGACCCCTgctaaggtgtgtgtgtgtgtgtgtgtgtgtgtgtgtgtgtgtgtgtgtgtgtgtatgaaggaATTTAATAAAACATACTAAGTAGTTTGCTTCACTTTCAGTGTCATGACAATTTCtagtaaaataaatcagttatttttattaacattGTTAACAGTGTCATATTCTGGGGGAAagattttatatttctttattgtTTGGTGTTCAGCAATTTAAATATCAGATTTGTAATTGCAAAAATATGTCTGTCTGACTTTAAATCACCAGATTTGAAATtacacctgtgtgtatgtgtgtgtattctcaGGTGTGCGCGAAGACCAACAACGACATTGAGTCAGACAGTGATGTTTCCTTGGAGATCCCCTCCGGTACAGTCGTTGCATACAGCATCCTGGAGctggagattaaaaaaaatggacactatagtgagtttctctctgtgtgtgtgtgtgtgtgtgtgtgtgtgtgtgtgttgtttgttacAGACAGGCAAACTGAAACCGGTTGTAAAAACAAATTTCTAGGAAGGAATGTGTGTATCAGAATGTCACTTCTCCATTCTCTCCAATGCAGCCAAATCCTAGAAACACTGATGTGTTGTAGCCTTGCATCTTAATTATTGTGCAAACTGTGGATTTTACTGCGGACGCAGCAAATGACACCATGTCTACCATAAATATTTAATGGAAAATGGAAGCAGAGCAGACGGTTAGGCAGACATCCTCAATTACAAGTAAgcaattaaaggaatacttggTATAGTAAAGTTCCCTCCATCTCaccagtgcccagatctccctgctcatttcCCTGTTCTTTGACGCCATGGGAGCTATGGGGTATGACACGTGTGCAGTGTAACTGGATGGCACTAGTAAGAAGGGATGGATTCAGCTCAGGTGCTCTTTGGGTGCGCTCTTTTTAGCCTCTTGAGCCCCGTTTACAACAAACACTtgcggtatggtacctttgggaccaaaaataacccttcagaca
This genomic window contains:
- the LOC125905386 gene encoding gasdermin-E-like; this encodes MFSKATANFIRQIDPEGSLIHVSRVNNSKKLVPMAVVVKRNRMWFWQSPKYQPTDFTLSDLLQGDEVLSPVVSETEFLTYEGTFRDTLSGKLDAEAGSVSLAVEGKGSSKLQSCFGKLKKEELDVKKLIRDSSSRLVDMQNPLVRQLEKRADVLAVVKERILTTKTCSITQTKKEQCLFQGMLRLVAMLGTPAKVCAKTNNDIESDSDVSLEIPSGTVVAYSILELEIKKNGHYNICLQPGTIGGIEQDSPMSWTSQDSSDVVDSMGNGSLQNGSQEMDLSPLSELPQSTRYTLFKRLQEIMRDRTALSYMECLLEDLCSGETIDMEELSESQRESLAAILGQLAENSQSGIPPHLNAAHLLVSAMEELPDETLNLLSESQPDFLEALDTLMCRLQKSCNPVSIQCLPVLLQDNQAFQLAERLLSSTNVTLRRDGDRLWRETRNGARVLPLVLCLSIQGLSLLCKGLK